A window of the Proteus terrae subsp. cibarius genome harbors these coding sequences:
- the hrpB gene encoding ATP-dependent helicase HrpB: protein MHLLPIFDVTEKIVTALKQSPQVLLHAPTGAGKSTALPLYLLEQNCFDGKIILLEPRRIAAKSIAYRLASQLNEDVGNTVGYRMKAESKVSLQTRLEVVTEGVLNRMLQQDPELTGVSLVILDEFHERSLQADLALALLLDVQMGLRDDLRVLIMSATLDNQKLTLLLPDAPMISAQGRSYPVERVYSPINTHQPFEQEIATMALRLLAQETGSMLIFLPGSAEIVRVVDILKDKVDGNILLFPLYGALSLAEQQKAIEPTEKGYRKVVLATNIAETSLTIEGIRLVLDSTIEKRAQFDLKSGVTSLQRQRISQSSQTQRAGRAGRLEAGICWHLISQEQAERVASHQIPEILSSDLSSLWLSVLQWGCRDINQLNWLDTPTPQALHAAKDLLYRLGAIDKQGGLTARGSRMAQWGIEPRLAAILDYANEQSDNHLATAARLCAILEEPPRGQEINLEWIAQQKNTFWARREKQLSQHRKGMFCPELLGLLLAVGFPDRIAKNRDNQGRFRLANGQGAMMEHSHSISDTAWILAPLLLQNAHYADVRILLALPIDIDEISATFPTLIENNTTVEWDEKRGTLVAWQQRQLGRLTLSRRQLDKPNKQQIQQALLNWLRDNGLNALALSEETQQLFIRLSLAKKWCPEALLPDLEETVLLETLETWLLPELGDVQTLKALQQIDINTIIKNQLTWHENQLLQSLFPTHYLAPTGTKVIINYDLELPPVIAIRIQEVYGEQQSPIVANGQLPVVMELLSPAHRPIQKTQDLATFWAGSYKEVQKEMKGRYPKHLWPDSPADTAPTRRVKKYSQ, encoded by the coding sequence GTGCATTTATTGCCAATCTTTGATGTAACAGAAAAAATCGTTACTGCGTTAAAACAATCCCCACAAGTTTTGCTTCATGCACCTACTGGTGCTGGTAAATCCACGGCGCTTCCGCTCTATTTGCTGGAGCAAAATTGCTTTGATGGCAAAATCATTTTATTAGAGCCAAGACGAATAGCGGCTAAAAGCATTGCTTACCGTTTAGCCAGTCAGCTAAATGAAGATGTTGGAAATACGGTAGGTTACCGTATGAAGGCGGAAAGCAAAGTCAGCTTACAGACTCGACTTGAAGTGGTAACTGAAGGGGTATTAAACCGGATGTTACAGCAAGATCCAGAGTTGACTGGCGTGAGCCTAGTGATTTTAGATGAATTTCATGAACGCAGTTTACAGGCAGATTTAGCACTGGCTCTATTGCTTGATGTGCAGATGGGGTTACGTGATGATTTACGTGTTTTGATTATGTCTGCAACCTTAGATAATCAAAAACTCACCTTACTATTACCAGATGCCCCCATGATCAGCGCACAAGGGCGTAGTTACCCCGTCGAAAGAGTGTATTCTCCTATCAATACGCATCAACCCTTTGAACAAGAAATTGCCACAATGGCGTTGAGATTATTGGCACAAGAAACCGGTTCTATGCTGATATTCTTGCCGGGTAGTGCAGAGATAGTGCGTGTTGTAGATATTCTAAAAGATAAAGTGGATGGCAATATTTTACTATTTCCACTTTATGGCGCGCTTTCATTAGCGGAACAACAAAAAGCGATTGAACCAACTGAAAAAGGTTATCGAAAAGTGGTACTTGCCACCAATATTGCAGAAACCAGTCTGACAATTGAAGGTATTCGCTTGGTTCTTGATAGCACTATTGAAAAACGTGCTCAATTTGATTTGAAAAGCGGTGTTACTAGCTTACAGCGTCAAAGAATTAGTCAATCATCACAGACACAAAGAGCAGGGCGAGCAGGACGTCTTGAAGCGGGTATTTGCTGGCATTTAATAAGCCAAGAACAGGCAGAGCGTGTTGCTTCTCACCAAATACCTGAAATTTTAAGTAGTGACTTATCGTCGTTATGGCTTTCTGTCTTGCAGTGGGGTTGTCGCGACATTAATCAGTTGAATTGGTTAGATACGCCAACACCTCAAGCATTACATGCCGCTAAAGATTTATTGTACCGTTTAGGTGCAATAGATAAACAAGGTGGATTAACCGCACGAGGTTCACGCATGGCTCAATGGGGCATAGAGCCTCGATTAGCAGCAATCTTAGATTATGCGAATGAGCAAAGTGACAATCATCTTGCGACAGCAGCACGCTTATGTGCAATCTTAGAAGAGCCACCCCGAGGACAAGAAATTAATTTAGAGTGGATTGCTCAACAAAAAAACACCTTTTGGGCACGACGTGAAAAACAGCTTTCTCAACATCGGAAAGGGATGTTTTGTCCTGAATTGTTAGGTTTATTATTAGCGGTTGGGTTTCCTGATAGGATTGCTAAAAATCGTGATAATCAAGGTCGTTTTCGCTTAGCAAATGGGCAAGGTGCTATGATGGAGCACTCGCACTCAATAAGTGATACAGCGTGGATCTTAGCACCATTATTACTACAAAATGCACATTATGCCGATGTCCGAATTTTATTAGCGCTACCGATTGATATTGATGAAATATCAGCTACTTTTCCAACGCTTATTGAAAATAATACAACTGTTGAATGGGATGAAAAACGCGGTACGTTGGTTGCATGGCAACAACGTCAGTTAGGACGATTAACCTTAAGCCGGCGCCAATTAGATAAACCCAATAAACAGCAAATACAACAAGCATTATTGAATTGGTTGAGAGATAACGGTTTAAATGCTTTAGCACTGAGTGAAGAGACTCAACAGCTTTTTATACGCCTTTCTTTGGCGAAAAAATGGTGTCCAGAAGCTTTATTACCTGATTTAGAAGAAACTGTGTTACTTGAAACGTTAGAAACATGGCTGTTGCCTGAGCTGGGAGATGTTCAGACATTAAAGGCATTACAACAAATTGATATCAATACGATTATTAAAAATCAATTAACATGGCATGAAAATCAGTTGCTTCAAAGTTTATTTCCGACGCATTATTTGGCGCCAACAGGCACAAAAGTGATTATCAACTATGATTTGGAGTTACCTCCTGTGATCGCGATCCGCATTCAAGAGGTTTATGGCGAACAGCAAAGCCCTATTGTAGCGAATGGTCAATTACCCGTAGTGATGGAATTATTATCACCTGCTCATCGACCTATTCAGAAAACACAAGATTTAGCGACATTTTGGGCAGGAAGTTATAAAGAGGTGCAAAAAGAGATGAAAGGGCGTTATCCCAAGCATTTATGGCCTGATTCACCCGCAGATACCGCACCCACACGACGAGTAAAAAAATATAGCCAATAA
- the mrcB gene encoding bifunctional glycosyl transferase/transpeptidase: protein MSRKKRPVKQTKRGRSWFWLFVKIAIVIAVLMGIYGVYLHSQIKERLDGNVWELPAAVYGRTVNLEPGMNYSQKEMVSLLEGMQYRNVNKITRPGEFVVRGNTIEMLRRPFDFPDGREEQILAKLAFEQNSLVSITNMDNQRQFGFFRLDPKLITMMQSANGEQRLFLARDKFPQLLVDTLIATEDRRFYEHDGISFYSIGRAVLANFTAGRAVQGGSTLTQQLVKNLFLTNERTLKRKLNEAYMAIIMDASYSKDRILELYLNEVFLGQSGDEQIRGFPLASLYYFGRPVDELSLDQQALLVGMVKGASAYNPWRNPKAALERRNVVLKLLQTQEIIDQELYNVLSARPLGVKPRSEALTPQPAFMQLVRQELQTTLGDKVKDLSGTKIFTTLDPVSQDAAEKAVEVGVADIRKVRKIDDLEGAMVVVDRLSGEVRALVGGSQPQYAGFNRALSARRSIGSLAKPATYLTALSEPERFRLNTWLADEPISVPIPGGKPWQPRNYDRGYKGKLMLVDALATSRNIPTVNLGLEVGLDQVIKTWINLGAPAENLEKVPAMLLGALNLTPMEVAQTFQTIGSLGNRAKLSSLRSVIAQDGTVLYQSYPQAETTVSPQAAYMTLFGMQQVVNSGTAWRVLKPKFGNYNLAGKTGTTNDLRDSWFAGIDGKEVTISWMGRDNNGPTNLTGSTGALLLYRNYLENQAPLKLNPPVPEDIAEMSVDAQGNFACYGGGVRILPVWTANPDGLCTPIQQDTDESGAPKWLQDLFSE from the coding sequence ATGAGTAGAAAGAAAAGACCAGTGAAACAAACCAAGAGAGGTCGTTCTTGGTTTTGGTTATTTGTCAAAATCGCCATTGTGATTGCGGTTTTAATGGGCATTTATGGTGTTTATTTACATTCTCAAATTAAAGAGCGCCTTGATGGCAATGTTTGGGAATTACCCGCCGCGGTTTACGGACGTACCGTTAACTTAGAACCGGGCATGAATTATAGCCAAAAAGAGATGGTGAGCTTACTAGAGGGTATGCAATACCGCAATGTTAACAAAATCACTCGTCCTGGCGAATTTGTTGTAAGAGGCAACACGATTGAAATGTTGCGTCGACCTTTTGATTTTCCTGATGGTCGTGAAGAACAAATTTTAGCTAAATTAGCCTTTGAGCAAAATTCCTTGGTTAGTATTACTAACATGGATAATCAGCGGCAGTTTGGCTTTTTCCGTCTTGATCCTAAATTAATTACCATGATGCAATCTGCAAATGGTGAACAACGCTTATTCTTAGCAAGAGATAAATTCCCACAATTATTAGTGGATACATTAATTGCAACAGAAGATCGCCGCTTCTATGAGCACGACGGTATCAGTTTTTATTCTATTGGTCGTGCTGTATTAGCAAACTTTACTGCGGGCAGAGCAGTTCAAGGTGGGAGTACTTTAACGCAACAGTTAGTGAAAAACCTATTTTTGACTAACGAAAGAACGTTAAAAAGAAAGCTAAATGAAGCCTATATGGCAATTATTATGGATGCGAGTTATAGCAAAGATCGCATCCTAGAGTTGTATCTTAATGAGGTTTTTTTAGGGCAAAGTGGCGATGAACAAATTCGAGGCTTCCCTTTAGCTAGCCTTTACTATTTTGGTCGTCCTGTTGATGAGTTAAGTCTTGATCAGCAAGCACTTTTAGTGGGGATGGTTAAAGGTGCTTCAGCTTATAATCCTTGGCGTAACCCTAAAGCAGCGTTAGAACGTCGTAATGTGGTATTAAAACTACTACAAACCCAAGAGATAATCGACCAAGAGCTTTACAATGTACTTAGTGCGCGTCCTTTAGGTGTGAAGCCACGTAGCGAAGCGTTAACGCCTCAACCTGCGTTTATGCAACTGGTTCGCCAAGAGTTACAAACAACCTTGGGCGATAAAGTGAAAGATTTATCGGGTACGAAAATTTTCACCACATTAGATCCTGTCTCACAAGATGCAGCTGAAAAAGCAGTTGAAGTGGGTGTCGCAGATATCCGTAAAGTTCGTAAAATAGACGATCTTGAAGGGGCGATGGTTGTTGTGGATCGCTTAAGTGGTGAAGTGAGAGCCTTAGTGGGGGGATCTCAACCACAATATGCGGGCTTTAACCGCGCATTATCGGCTCGTCGCTCTATTGGCTCTTTAGCAAAACCCGCGACCTATTTAACCGCATTAAGTGAACCAGAGCGTTTTCGTTTAAATACATGGCTTGCTGATGAACCGATTTCTGTACCTATTCCGGGGGGGAAACCTTGGCAACCTCGTAACTACGATCGTGGTTATAAAGGTAAATTAATGCTGGTGGATGCATTAGCAACATCACGTAATATACCTACAGTAAATCTTGGTTTAGAAGTGGGATTAGACCAAGTTATCAAAACATGGATCAACTTAGGCGCACCAGCGGAAAATCTGGAAAAAGTACCAGCGATGTTATTAGGTGCATTAAACTTAACACCGATGGAAGTGGCTCAAACCTTCCAAACAATTGGTAGTTTAGGTAATCGTGCAAAATTATCATCATTACGTTCTGTTATTGCCCAAGATGGCACAGTGCTTTACCAAAGTTATCCTCAAGCTGAAACGACTGTCTCACCTCAAGCGGCTTATATGACGTTATTTGGTATGCAACAAGTGGTGAACTCGGGAACAGCATGGCGTGTATTAAAACCAAAATTTGGCAATTATAACCTTGCAGGCAAAACCGGTACCACTAACGATCTTCGTGATAGTTGGTTTGCCGGAATAGATGGCAAGGAGGTGACGATTTCATGGATGGGACGCGATAATAATGGTCCAACGAACTTAACGGGTTCAACAGGGGCGCTGTTGCTGTATCGTAACTATTTAGAAAATCAAGCACCGCTGAAATTAAATCCACCAGTACCAGAAGATATCGCTGAAATGTCTGTTGATGCTCAAGGTAACTTTGCTTGTTATGGTGGAGGTGTTCGTATTCTACCTGTATGGACAGCAAATCCAGATGGATTGTGTACACCTATTCAGCAAGATACTGATGAAAGTGGCGCACCAAAATGGTTACAAGATCTATTTTCTGAGTAG
- the hemL gene encoding glutamate-1-semialdehyde 2,1-aminomutase encodes MSKSETLYNLAQQVIPGGVNSPVRAFNGVGGTPLFIERANGAYIYDVDGRAYLDYVGSWGPMVLGHNHPSIRHAVTDAVQKGLSFGAPTAAEVEMANLVTELVPSMDMVRMVNSGTEATMSAIRLARGYTGRDKIIKFEGCYHGHADCLLVKAGSGALTMGQPNSPGVPADFVKHTLTCTYNDLNSVRQAFENYPEEVACIIVEPVAGNMNCVPPKADFLPGLRALCDEFGALLIIDEVMTGFRVALGGAQAYYDVDPDLTCLGKIIGGGMPVGAFGGHMEVMSKLAPIGPVYQAGTLSGNPIAMAAGLACLHEVSQPGVHQTLNELTTMLADGLLEKAQQAGIPMVINHVGGMFGLFFTDAKEVTCYQDVMNCDVERFKQFFHLMLEKRIYLAPSAFEAGFMSIAHTKEDIQRTIDAAEYAFAQMKG; translated from the coding sequence ATGAGCAAGTCTGAAACGCTTTATAATCTCGCACAACAAGTGATCCCCGGCGGTGTCAACTCACCTGTTAGAGCATTTAACGGTGTAGGTGGAACCCCTCTTTTTATTGAACGTGCTAATGGTGCGTATATTTATGATGTTGATGGACGAGCTTACCTTGACTATGTCGGCTCATGGGGACCGATGGTTTTAGGCCACAACCACCCTTCTATTCGCCATGCAGTTACTGACGCTGTACAAAAAGGTCTAAGCTTTGGTGCACCAACAGCAGCTGAAGTTGAAATGGCAAACCTAGTTACTGAACTTGTACCTTCCATGGATATGGTTCGCATGGTGAACTCAGGAACAGAAGCGACAATGAGCGCTATTCGCCTTGCTCGAGGTTACACTGGTCGTGACAAAATCATTAAGTTTGAAGGTTGCTACCACGGTCATGCTGATTGTCTATTAGTAAAAGCGGGCTCTGGCGCATTAACGATGGGGCAGCCAAATTCACCGGGTGTACCGGCTGATTTTGTAAAACACACCTTAACCTGTACTTACAATGATTTGAATTCTGTACGCCAAGCATTTGAAAACTACCCTGAAGAAGTCGCTTGTATCATTGTTGAACCTGTTGCAGGCAATATGAACTGTGTACCACCAAAAGCAGACTTCTTACCGGGCTTGCGTGCATTATGTGATGAGTTTGGTGCATTGCTGATTATAGATGAAGTTATGACAGGCTTTCGCGTCGCATTAGGTGGCGCACAAGCTTACTACGATGTTGATCCTGACTTAACATGCTTAGGTAAAATCATTGGTGGCGGTATGCCAGTGGGTGCATTTGGTGGACATATGGAAGTGATGTCTAAACTCGCACCAATTGGGCCTGTTTACCAAGCGGGGACGTTATCAGGTAACCCCATTGCAATGGCAGCAGGTCTCGCGTGTTTACACGAAGTATCACAACCGGGTGTTCATCAAACATTAAATGAGCTAACAACAATGCTAGCTGATGGTTTACTTGAAAAAGCACAACAAGCGGGCATCCCGATGGTTATCAACCATGTTGGCGGTATGTTTGGTCTATTCTTTACGGATGCAAAAGAAGTGACTTGCTATCAAGATGTGATGAACTGCGATGTCGAGCGCTTTAAGCAATTTTTCCACTTAATGTTAGAAAAACGCATCTACCTTGCGCCTTCAGCATTTGAAGCTGGCTTTATGTCGATTGCTCATACCAAAGAAGATATTCAACGCACTATTGATGCAGCGGAATATGCTTTTGCTCAGATGAAGGGCTAA
- the erpA gene encoding iron-sulfur cluster insertion protein ErpA: MSDDMALPLQFTDAAANKVKDLIADEENPNLRLRVYITGGGCSGFQYGFTFDDAMNEGDMTIEKQGVALVVDPMSLQYLVGGCVDYTEGLEGSRFIVTNPNAKSTCGCGSSFSI; encoded by the coding sequence ATGAGTGATGATATGGCTCTGCCGTTACAATTTACTGACGCGGCTGCAAATAAAGTAAAAGATTTGATTGCGGATGAAGAAAATCCAAATCTGCGTTTACGTGTTTATATCACGGGTGGCGGTTGTAGCGGATTCCAGTATGGTTTTACCTTTGATGATGCAATGAATGAAGGTGATATGACCATAGAAAAACAAGGCGTTGCCTTAGTGGTTGATCCGATGAGTTTACAGTATTTAGTGGGTGGCTGTGTGGATTATACCGAGGGATTGGAAGGGTCGCGTTTTATTGTGACGAATCCTAATGCTAAGAGTACGTGTGGTTGCGGTTCCTCCTTTAGTATTTGA
- the btuF gene encoding vitamin B12 ABC transporter substrate-binding protein BtuF, whose product MRLFINFGLLLCSLFWLNFAIAITPADRVITLSPSATEMAYAAGMSDNIVGVSAYSDYPERAKSIEQVANWQGINIERILLLKPDLVIAWQGGNPQRSLDQLKALGIPIIYSDPQSIEEIADDLVTLSNYSHHPDIALKNAQQLRQQYQVLQQQYSSTISNHPKKKVFIQFGMQPLFTTSNNTLQSYIIELCGGENIFANSSVAWPQVSREQVLTKQPDLIIFSGKADQIPTVQAFWQPQLTVPVIAIDEDSFSRPAPRIINAAQQVCKAIATNH is encoded by the coding sequence ATGCGTTTATTTATCAATTTTGGATTATTACTCTGTTCATTATTTTGGCTAAACTTTGCCATTGCTATCACGCCTGCTGATCGTGTTATTACGCTATCGCCATCAGCCACCGAAATGGCTTATGCCGCAGGGATGAGTGATAATATTGTCGGAGTTAGTGCTTACTCTGATTATCCAGAGAGAGCCAAAAGTATTGAACAAGTTGCCAATTGGCAGGGTATTAATATCGAACGCATTCTATTATTAAAGCCAGATTTAGTGATTGCATGGCAAGGCGGTAATCCACAACGTTCGTTAGATCAGTTAAAAGCTTTGGGTATCCCTATCATCTATTCTGATCCACAAAGTATTGAAGAAATTGCAGACGATCTCGTTACTCTTTCCAATTATAGCCATCATCCTGATATTGCATTAAAAAATGCCCAACAATTACGCCAGCAATATCAAGTATTGCAGCAACAATACTCATCAACTATATCTAATCATCCCAAGAAAAAGGTGTTTATCCAATTTGGGATGCAGCCGTTATTTACCACATCAAATAACACATTACAAAGCTATATTATTGAACTTTGTGGCGGTGAAAATATCTTTGCTAATAGCTCTGTGGCATGGCCTCAAGTAAGTCGTGAGCAAGTACTTACAAAACAACCTGATTTAATTATATTCAGTGGTAAAGCAGATCAAATACCTACAGTACAAGCATTTTGGCAACCTCAGCTCACTGTACCCGTTATTGCTATTGATGAAGACAGTTTTAGTCGACCTGCACCGCGTATTATTAACGCAGCACAGCAAGTTTGTAAGGCAATAGCAACGAACCATTAG
- the mtnN gene encoding 5'-methylthioadenosine/S-adenosylhomocysteine nucleosidase, with protein sequence MRVGVIGAMEQEVTLLREKIEDCQILSRGGCEIYTGTINGVDIALLKSGIGKVAASIGTTLLLEHFRPDVVINTGSAGGLDSRLNVGDIVVSTEVRYHDADVTAFGYEPGQMAQCPPAFIADPKLVSIAEECIESLKLNAVRGLICSGDAFINGSEPLARIRRTFPDVAAVEMESTAIGHVCHQFNTPFVVVRAISDVADKESHLSFDEFLSVAAEQSSLMVTAMLDKLKD encoded by the coding sequence ATGAGAGTTGGCGTAATAGGTGCAATGGAGCAAGAAGTCACACTTCTACGTGAGAAAATTGAAGATTGCCAAATCTTATCTCGTGGCGGTTGTGAAATCTATACAGGCACAATCAACGGTGTTGATATTGCATTATTAAAATCAGGTATTGGTAAAGTTGCGGCTTCGATTGGCACAACCTTATTGCTTGAGCATTTTCGCCCTGATGTTGTTATCAATACTGGTTCTGCGGGTGGCTTAGACTCAAGATTAAATGTCGGTGATATCGTTGTTTCAACAGAAGTTCGCTATCACGATGCAGATGTTACTGCGTTTGGTTATGAACCTGGTCAAATGGCACAATGCCCTCCTGCTTTTATTGCAGATCCTAAACTTGTTAGCATCGCAGAAGAGTGTATTGAATCGCTAAAATTAAATGCTGTTCGTGGTTTAATTTGTAGCGGTGATGCCTTTATTAATGGTTCAGAGCCTTTAGCGCGCATTCGTCGTACATTCCCAGATGTTGCTGCCGTAGAAATGGAATCCACCGCGATTGGTCATGTTTGTCATCAATTCAACACACCATTTGTTGTAGTTCGCGCTATTTCTGATGTGGCTGATAAAGAATCACATTTAAGCTTTGATGAATTTTTATCTGTAGCAGCAGAACAATCAAGCTTAATGGTGACAGCGATGTTGGATAAATTAAAAGACTAA